The proteins below come from a single Mycolicibacterium sp. TY81 genomic window:
- a CDS encoding PadR family transcriptional regulator, giving the protein MASKPQSKPSLAATSWTLLGMLSYEEELSGYDIKKWIDWSVGFYYWSPSYSQIYTELKKLEGLGYLESRVEQDEGLRTRRLYKITESGMAAVTDWTNNAPVDPPVLKHSVLLRVTFGHLSNPTRLRELLEQHVAYCEAMERQAAEDSDGAKAQPVWAYSVIALRWAAKYYAAERELALELMKDIDDADAVLQTAAKGVAGMPRSMPGLWREVEREVQGRHDV; this is encoded by the coding sequence ATGGCAAGCAAGCCGCAGAGCAAACCGTCGCTGGCGGCGACGAGTTGGACGCTGCTGGGCATGTTGTCGTACGAAGAGGAACTCAGCGGCTACGACATCAAGAAGTGGATCGACTGGAGCGTCGGTTTCTACTACTGGAGCCCGTCGTACAGCCAGATCTACACCGAGCTGAAAAAGCTTGAGGGACTTGGCTATCTCGAGTCCCGCGTCGAGCAGGACGAAGGCCTGCGCACGCGCCGTCTGTACAAGATCACCGAGTCCGGCATGGCTGCCGTGACCGACTGGACCAACAACGCTCCCGTCGACCCGCCGGTGCTCAAACACAGTGTGCTGCTGCGGGTTACGTTCGGCCACCTGAGCAACCCGACCCGGCTGCGGGAGCTGCTCGAGCAGCACGTCGCCTACTGCGAGGCCATGGAGCGGCAGGCCGCCGAGGACTCCGACGGCGCCAAGGCCCAGCCGGTGTGGGCGTATTCGGTGATCGCGCTGCGCTGGGCGGCCAAGTACTACGCCGCCGAGCGGGAACTGGCGCTCGAACTGATGAAGGACATCGACGACGCCGACGCGGTGCTACAGACCGCGGCGAAAGGCGTTGCGGGCATGCCGCGTTCGATGCCGGGCCTGTGGCGTGAGGTCGAGCGCGAGGTTCAGGGCCGCCACGACGTCTAG
- a CDS encoding PTS transporter subunit EIIC, with protein MNGTAKISGAQEKSDLRIPGFAQLQRLGKSLMLPIAVLPAAGILLRLGQDDLLGKIKAPVIGPFVHAMSAAGDALFTNLPLLFAVGVAIGFARKADGSTALAAVVGYLVVQSVFKTMSPVVLAGEVDKAGAQAQINYSVFAGIVVGLLTAWLFDRYHTIQLPAYLGFFGGRRFVPIVVSIACLFLAFAMSYCYPLFDAGLTGLGRFIGGSGAFGAFVYGFANRMLIPLGLHHIPNSYVWFLYGDYQTPDGHVVTGELTRFASGDPTAGILTSGFYPVLMFGLPAAALAMIHVADKKQRKVAVGILSAAALTALLTGVTEPLEFSFMFVAFPLYVIHAVLTGLSLAIAYLLDIHLGFSFSAGLADLLLYGTAPAAKNIPLLIGMGVVFFVVYYVLFRFAITKWNLRTPGREPDTEFEAEEQANLGEGADSRPEQVIAAFGGRGNLVAVDACITRLRIEVADTSKVDQDRLKSLGAAGVIEVGNSVQAVFGTDSEALKNDIAAIL; from the coding sequence ATGAACGGCACAGCGAAAATCTCAGGTGCACAGGAAAAGTCGGACCTGCGCATCCCCGGCTTCGCTCAACTGCAACGGCTCGGCAAGAGTCTCATGCTGCCGATCGCCGTGCTGCCCGCGGCGGGAATCCTGCTCCGGCTGGGCCAGGACGACCTGCTGGGCAAGATCAAGGCCCCCGTCATCGGGCCGTTCGTCCACGCGATGAGCGCTGCCGGCGACGCACTGTTCACCAACCTCCCACTGCTGTTCGCCGTCGGCGTGGCCATCGGGTTCGCCAGGAAGGCCGACGGCTCGACAGCGCTGGCCGCCGTCGTCGGCTACCTCGTGGTGCAGTCGGTGTTCAAGACCATGTCGCCCGTCGTGCTGGCCGGCGAGGTCGACAAGGCAGGCGCCCAGGCCCAGATCAACTACAGCGTGTTCGCGGGAATCGTGGTCGGCCTGCTCACCGCGTGGCTCTTCGACCGCTACCACACCATCCAATTACCCGCGTACCTCGGGTTTTTCGGGGGCAGGCGGTTCGTCCCCATCGTGGTGTCGATCGCCTGCCTGTTCCTCGCGTTCGCGATGAGCTACTGCTATCCGCTGTTCGACGCGGGCCTGACCGGCCTGGGCAGGTTCATCGGCGGTTCTGGGGCCTTCGGCGCCTTCGTCTACGGATTCGCCAACCGCATGCTGATCCCCCTGGGCCTGCACCACATCCCGAATTCCTACGTGTGGTTCCTCTACGGTGACTACCAGACTCCCGACGGCCACGTCGTCACGGGTGAACTCACACGCTTCGCCTCGGGCGACCCGACCGCGGGCATCCTCACATCGGGGTTCTACCCGGTGCTCATGTTCGGATTGCCGGCCGCCGCCCTGGCGATGATCCACGTTGCCGACAAGAAACAGCGGAAGGTCGCCGTCGGCATCCTGTCGGCCGCGGCGCTGACGGCGCTGCTGACCGGGGTCACCGAGCCGCTCGAATTCTCGTTCATGTTCGTGGCGTTCCCGCTGTACGTCATCCACGCCGTGCTGACCGGGCTGTCGTTGGCGATCGCGTACCTACTCGACATCCACCTCGGCTTCTCCTTCTCCGCGGGACTGGCCGACCTCCTCCTCTACGGCACCGCCCCGGCCGCGAAGAACATCCCGCTGCTCATCGGCATGGGTGTCGTCTTCTTCGTCGTCTACTACGTGCTGTTCCGGTTCGCCATCACGAAGTGGAATCTGCGGACCCCGGGCCGGGAGCCGGATACCGAATTCGAAGCCGAGGAGCAGGCGAATCTCGGCGAAGGCGCGGACTCGAGGCCGGAGCAGGTGATCGCGGCCTTCGGTGGGCGGGGCAACCTCGTCGCCGTCGACGCGTGCATCACGCGGCTGCGCATCGAGGTCGCCGACACGAGCAAGGTCGATCAGGACCGGCTGAAGAGTCTCGGCGCCGCGGGCGTCATCGAGGTCGGCAACAGTGTCCAAGCGGTTTTCGGCACCGACTCCGAAGCCCTCAAGAACGACATCGCCGCGATCCTCTAG
- a CDS encoding glucose PTS transporter subunit IIA, with amino-acid sequence MSQTSVLAPVAGRAVRLEDVPDPVFSAGMVGYGAAIDPPRGVIEAVAPVTGRLLKLMPHAYVVLTADNVGVLVHLGLDTVRLNGDGFTAHVSQGDDVTAGQVVIGYDVPAVEARGLNPIVAVVVMDERVPENVTLSAAVTSGADIECGASLFTASKVRKD; translated from the coding sequence GTGAGTCAGACGTCAGTTCTCGCCCCGGTCGCCGGGCGCGCGGTTCGGCTCGAGGACGTCCCGGACCCCGTGTTCTCGGCGGGCATGGTCGGCTACGGCGCCGCGATCGACCCGCCGCGCGGCGTGATCGAGGCCGTCGCCCCCGTCACCGGCAGACTCCTGAAACTCATGCCGCACGCCTACGTCGTCCTGACCGCGGACAACGTGGGCGTTCTCGTGCACCTCGGCCTGGACACCGTCAGGCTCAACGGTGACGGTTTCACGGCTCATGTCAGTCAGGGTGACGACGTCACCGCGGGGCAGGTCGTCATCGGCTACGACGTGCCCGCGGTCGAGGCCAGGGGGCTCAATCCCATTGTCGCCGTGGTGGTGATGGACGAACGTGTGCCGGAGAACGTTACCTTGTCGGCCGCGGTCACTTCCGGTGCGGACATCGAGTGCGGGGCAAGCCTTTTCACCGCGAGCAAGGTAAGGAAGGATTGA
- a CDS encoding DUF2237 family protein has product MADRNVLGAPLEPCGTEPLTGFYRDGCCSTGPEDAGRHTICAVVTGEFLAHQRSIGNDLSTPMPEYRFPGLSPGDRWCVTAVNWLRAHNDGYAAPVVLASTHERTLEVVPLEVLQAYAVDVPDDLGGL; this is encoded by the coding sequence GTGGCAGATCGCAATGTGCTCGGTGCTCCGCTGGAACCGTGTGGCACCGAACCGCTGACGGGCTTCTACCGTGACGGCTGCTGCTCGACCGGGCCCGAGGACGCCGGCCGGCACACCATCTGCGCCGTCGTGACCGGCGAGTTCCTGGCGCACCAGCGTTCGATAGGCAACGACCTGTCCACGCCGATGCCGGAGTACCGCTTCCCGGGCCTGTCGCCCGGCGACCGCTGGTGCGTGACCGCGGTGAACTGGCTGCGCGCGCACAACGACGGCTACGCGGCACCGGTGGTGCTCGCCTCCACACACGAGCGGACGCTCGAGGTCGTGCCGCTCGAGGTGCTCCAGGCGTACGCCGTCGACGTGCCCGACGACCTCGGCGGGCTCTGA
- a CDS encoding 3-ketosteroid-delta-1-dehydrogenase produces MTTSAAATIPAGLDITDTTVDLLVIGSGTGLAAALSGHESGLNVLVVEKASDIGGSTARSGGALWLPTTPLLTDKGTADTADRAATYLDAVVDGTAPAARSAGFLQHVNATVDMLGRTTPMRLFWAREYSDYHPERPGGRATGRTCECRPLDAGVLGAYRDRLRGGVMEVKVPMPTTGADYKWMNLMARVPRKGLPLIAKRLAQGVGGKLLGREYIAGGQALAAGLFAGVLRAGIPIWTETSLVRLTGDGQRVTGAVLSHGGGEVTVTATRGVVLAAGGFDHDMAMRHKYQSDSLGDHESLGADSNTGEAIRAATDLGAATALMDQAWWFPAVASANGRPPAVLLAERSLPGSLIVDQDGKRFANESTDYMSFGQRVLELERAGTPVESMWIVFDQKYRNSYVFAAGSFPRMPLPKSWYRAGIAAKATNFADLAAQMGVPAADFERTMTRFNESAAAGIDPDFDRGLSAYDRYYGDPTVTPNPNLRPLVKGPFYAVKMTLSDLGTCGGVVADERGRVRREDGGVIEGLYALGNTAANAFGAVYPGAGATIAQGLVYGYIAGRDAAGKL; encoded by the coding sequence GTGACGACATCTGCCGCGGCCACGATTCCGGCCGGCCTCGACATCACCGACACCACCGTCGATCTGCTGGTGATCGGTTCCGGTACCGGCCTGGCCGCCGCGCTGAGCGGTCATGAATCGGGGCTGAACGTCCTGGTTGTCGAGAAGGCCTCCGACATCGGCGGGTCCACCGCCCGCTCGGGTGGCGCCCTGTGGCTGCCGACGACTCCCCTGCTGACCGACAAGGGCACCGCCGACACCGCCGACCGCGCCGCGACGTACCTCGACGCCGTCGTCGACGGCACCGCACCGGCGGCCCGCTCGGCGGGCTTCCTGCAGCACGTCAACGCGACCGTCGACATGCTGGGCCGCACCACCCCGATGCGGCTGTTCTGGGCCCGCGAGTACTCCGATTACCACCCCGAGCGACCGGGCGGCCGCGCCACCGGGCGCACCTGCGAATGCCGCCCGCTCGACGCCGGCGTGCTGGGCGCCTACCGGGACCGGCTGCGCGGCGGTGTCATGGAGGTCAAGGTCCCGATGCCGACGACCGGCGCGGACTACAAATGGATGAACCTGATGGCGCGGGTGCCGCGAAAAGGCTTGCCGCTCATCGCCAAACGGCTCGCGCAGGGCGTCGGCGGCAAGCTGCTGGGACGCGAGTACATCGCCGGTGGTCAGGCGCTGGCGGCCGGGCTGTTCGCCGGTGTACTGCGGGCCGGCATCCCGATCTGGACCGAGACGTCGCTGGTCCGGCTGACCGGCGACGGTCAGCGCGTCACCGGCGCGGTGCTGTCGCACGGCGGCGGTGAGGTCACCGTCACCGCCACACGCGGCGTGGTGCTGGCGGCCGGTGGCTTCGATCACGACATGGCGATGCGCCACAAGTACCAGTCCGATTCGCTCGGCGACCACGAGAGCCTCGGCGCCGATTCCAACACCGGTGAGGCCATCCGCGCGGCCACCGACCTCGGTGCCGCCACGGCGTTGATGGACCAGGCCTGGTGGTTCCCGGCCGTCGCGTCCGCGAACGGTCGCCCGCCCGCCGTGCTGCTGGCCGAGCGCTCGCTGCCCGGCTCACTCATCGTCGATCAGGACGGCAAGCGCTTCGCCAACGAGTCGACCGACTACATGTCGTTCGGCCAGCGCGTGCTCGAACTCGAGCGGGCCGGCACCCCCGTCGAGTCGATGTGGATCGTGTTCGACCAGAAGTATCGCAACAGCTACGTCTTCGCCGCCGGCTCGTTCCCGCGGATGCCGCTGCCCAAGTCCTGGTACCGGGCCGGTATCGCCGCCAAGGCCACCAACTTCGCCGATCTGGCGGCCCAGATGGGAGTCCCGGCCGCCGATTTCGAGCGGACCATGACGCGATTCAACGAGAGCGCGGCCGCCGGCATCGATCCCGATTTCGACCGTGGTCTGAGCGCCTACGACCGCTACTACGGTGATCCGACGGTGACGCCCAACCCGAACCTGCGCCCGCTGGTCAAGGGCCCGTTCTACGCAGTGAAGATGACGCTGAGCGACCTCGGCACCTGCGGTGGCGTGGTGGCCGACGAGCGCGGCCGGGTGCGCAGGGAGGACGGCGGCGTCATCGAAGGCCTGTACGCACTGGGGAACACCGCGGCCAACGCCTTCGGCGCCGTCTACCCGGGCGCGGGCGCGACCATCGCGCAGGGCCTGGTGTACGGCTACATCGCCGGACGGGATGCCGCCGGGAAGTTGTGA
- a CDS encoding Rieske 2Fe-2S domain-containing protein: MSVEDVDVRQIEAGEAPTRFARGWHCLGLTKDLGDGKPHSIKAFGQKLVVFRGADGRLNVLDSYCRHMGGDLSQGTVKGNEIACPFHDWRWGGDGKCKLVPYAKRTPRLARTAKWETLEQDGMLFIWNDPEGSAPPAENYIPRIEQAGSDEWTDWHWYTTVVNVNCREIIDNVVDMAHFFYIHGAVPSHFKNIFEGQVATQYMNGGGREDMQGTEGAKMLGSTSVASYYGPSFMIDDLTYHYPDADHKTILINCHYPIDSNSFVLQYGIIVKKMAGLPEEAAVATAHALGDWVKQGFEQDVQIWKNKARIDNPLLVEEDGPVYQLRRWYEQFYVDVADVVPEMTDRFEYELDTTVPREAWTKEMEANIAAARAAESV, translated from the coding sequence ATGTCGGTGGAGGATGTCGATGTTCGCCAGATCGAAGCCGGTGAAGCGCCGACCCGGTTCGCCCGTGGCTGGCACTGCCTTGGCCTGACCAAGGACCTCGGTGACGGCAAACCGCACTCGATCAAGGCCTTCGGGCAGAAACTCGTCGTGTTCCGTGGCGCGGACGGCCGGCTCAACGTGCTGGACAGCTACTGCCGCCACATGGGTGGTGACCTGAGCCAGGGCACCGTCAAGGGCAATGAGATCGCCTGCCCGTTCCACGACTGGCGCTGGGGCGGCGACGGCAAATGCAAGTTGGTGCCGTACGCCAAGCGCACCCCGCGGCTGGCACGTACCGCGAAGTGGGAGACCCTCGAGCAGGACGGGATGCTGTTCATCTGGAACGACCCCGAGGGCAGCGCGCCGCCGGCGGAGAACTACATCCCGCGCATCGAGCAGGCGGGCAGCGATGAGTGGACCGATTGGCATTGGTACACAACGGTTGTCAACGTCAACTGCCGCGAGATCATCGACAACGTCGTCGACATGGCGCACTTCTTCTACATCCACGGCGCGGTGCCGTCGCACTTCAAGAACATCTTCGAGGGCCAGGTCGCGACGCAGTACATGAACGGCGGTGGTCGCGAGGACATGCAGGGCACCGAAGGTGCGAAGATGCTCGGCTCGACGTCGGTGGCGTCGTACTACGGGCCGTCCTTCATGATCGATGACCTGACGTACCACTACCCGGACGCCGACCACAAGACCATCCTGATCAACTGCCATTACCCGATCGACTCGAATTCCTTTGTGCTGCAGTACGGAATCATCGTGAAGAAGATGGCGGGCCTGCCCGAGGAGGCGGCTGTGGCGACGGCGCACGCGCTCGGTGACTGGGTGAAGCAGGGCTTCGAGCAGGACGTGCAGATCTGGAAGAACAAGGCGCGCATCGACAATCCGCTCCTGGTCGAGGAGGACGGCCCGGTCTACCAGCTGCGCCGGTGGTACGAGCAGTTCTACGTCGACGTCGCGGATGTGGTGCCGGAGATGACCGACCGTTTCGAATACGAATTGGACACCACCGTCCCGCGTGAGGCGTGGACCAAGGAGATGGAAGCCAACATCGCAGCAGCACGGGCCGCGGAGTCGGTCTGA
- a CDS encoding ferredoxin — translation MTARPDIRLADMPMVPVACRACGAEVLARKGSWQQTSVQWTRESAARCEERRRAECLPGRIFLACGQLKESIADAVAAGVVHVVEDELGVAP, via the coding sequence ATGACCGCGCGGCCCGACATCCGGCTGGCCGACATGCCGATGGTGCCGGTGGCCTGCCGTGCCTGTGGCGCAGAGGTGTTGGCGCGCAAGGGCAGCTGGCAGCAGACCAGCGTGCAGTGGACGCGCGAGTCGGCTGCGCGGTGCGAGGAGCGCCGGCGGGCCGAGTGCCTGCCGGGCCGGATCTTCCTGGCGTGCGGCCAGTTGAAGGAGTCCATCGCGGATGCGGTGGCGGCCGGTGTCGTGCACGTCGTTGAGGACGAACTGGGCGTGGCACCATAG
- a CDS encoding SDR family NAD(P)-dependent oxidoreductase produces MSSDKRVAVVTGASRGAGKGIAAALVADGWTVYLTGRTVTDPGDGGIAVPVDHRDDDAVAALFARVADEAGQLDLLVNNAAVVHDNLVDPKPFWEKPIGLGDVLDVGLRSAYVASWHAAPLLVAQGRGLIAFTSSPGGVCYMHGPAYGAQKAGVDKMAADMAVDFHGTGVSTLSIWMGILLTDKFKQAFDAETLAKAAGNFETPEFIGHVINALYQDPDLDGISGQTVIAAEEAQRYGITDVDGRTPPSHRAMLGDPRVPSDVVVR; encoded by the coding sequence ATGAGCTCAGACAAGCGGGTCGCGGTCGTCACCGGTGCCAGCCGGGGCGCCGGCAAGGGTATTGCCGCGGCGTTGGTGGCCGACGGGTGGACGGTGTACCTGACGGGCCGTACCGTCACCGATCCCGGCGACGGCGGTATCGCCGTGCCGGTGGATCACCGCGACGACGACGCCGTGGCCGCGTTGTTCGCGCGGGTGGCCGACGAGGCCGGACAGCTCGATCTGCTGGTCAACAACGCCGCCGTGGTGCACGACAACCTCGTCGACCCGAAGCCGTTCTGGGAGAAGCCGATCGGCCTCGGTGACGTGCTCGACGTCGGTCTGCGGTCGGCGTATGTGGCGTCGTGGCACGCCGCCCCGCTGCTGGTGGCACAGGGCCGTGGCCTGATCGCGTTCACGTCGTCGCCGGGCGGGGTGTGTTACATGCACGGCCCGGCCTACGGCGCGCAGAAGGCCGGCGTGGACAAGATGGCCGCCGACATGGCCGTCGACTTCCACGGCACGGGGGTGTCGACGTTGTCGATCTGGATGGGCATCCTGCTCACCGACAAGTTCAAGCAGGCGTTCGACGCCGAGACGCTGGCCAAGGCCGCCGGCAATTTCGAGACCCCGGAGTTCATCGGGCATGTGATCAACGCGCTGTATCAGGACCCGGACCTGGACGGCATCAGCGGGCAGACCGTGATCGCCGCGGAAGAAGCCCAGCGCTACGGCATCACCGATGTCGACGGGCGCACGCCGCCGTCGCACCGGGCGATGCTTGGTGATCCGCGGGTGCCCAGCGACGTGGTCGTCCGCTGA
- a CDS encoding SDR family NAD(P)-dependent oxidoreductase, translating to MDRFSDRRVIVTGAGSGIGQATVARLLDEGGTIVACDISAEGLARTKEAAEKAGTAARLTTTVLDISSEADVIKGVDAAIADMGGLDVLVNVAAIETCSHTHEITLADWNRIIAVNLTGTFLMTRQALPALLASGRGVVINFTSTSASYAHPYMAAYSASKGGILSFTHSLALEYAKQGLRAVNIQPGGVSTPLANGTFAKMPEGTDYGLWTKQVPMLNTGNDANLGDPSAVAAVVAMAASDDGAFLTGTEIRIDGGAHC from the coding sequence ATGGATAGATTCAGCGACCGCCGGGTCATCGTGACCGGCGCCGGGTCCGGCATCGGACAGGCCACCGTGGCCCGCCTGCTCGACGAGGGCGGCACCATCGTCGCGTGCGACATCTCCGCCGAAGGCCTGGCCCGTACCAAGGAAGCCGCCGAAAAGGCCGGCACCGCAGCGCGTCTCACCACCACGGTGCTCGACATCTCGTCCGAAGCGGACGTCATCAAGGGCGTCGACGCCGCCATCGCCGACATGGGCGGCCTGGACGTGCTGGTCAACGTCGCCGCGATCGAGACGTGCTCACACACCCACGAGATCACGCTGGCCGACTGGAACCGCATCATCGCGGTCAACCTCACCGGCACCTTCCTCATGACCCGCCAGGCGCTGCCGGCGCTGCTGGCATCGGGGCGCGGTGTGGTCATCAACTTCACCTCGACCTCGGCGAGCTATGCCCACCCCTATATGGCGGCCTACTCCGCCAGCAAGGGTGGCATCCTGAGCTTCACCCACTCGCTGGCGCTCGAATACGCCAAGCAGGGACTGCGCGCGGTGAACATCCAGCCCGGCGGTGTCTCCACCCCGCTGGCCAACGGCACGTTCGCCAAGATGCCGGAAGGCACCGACTACGGGCTGTGGACCAAGCAGGTCCCGATGCTCAACACCGGCAACGACGCGAACCTGGGTGATCCCAGCGCGGTCGCCGCGGTGGTCGCCATGGCGGCTTCCGATGACGGCGCGTTCCTCACCGGCACCGAGATCCGGATCGACGGCGGCGCGCACTGCTGA
- a CDS encoding TetR/AcrR family transcriptional regulator, producing the protein MRNTEDDDARQRFVDALAALIGERGYAATSVVDIVRKAQASKTTFYLHFANKQECYLALLASVTDDLVADIRAAVDSDAHWHNQIRQMFTAYIAHLTARPAISLSWIRDLPALGAAARPIQRRNFAELAALLGELAANPGFQRAGLPPITRPQAVMLLAGVRELAAQTAEDDLDIETVIGPATDIAISILAAGQ; encoded by the coding sequence ATGCGCAACACGGAGGACGACGACGCCCGACAGCGATTCGTCGACGCGCTCGCGGCATTGATCGGCGAACGCGGCTACGCCGCGACGTCCGTCGTCGACATCGTGCGCAAGGCGCAGGCCTCCAAGACCACCTTCTACCTGCACTTCGCGAACAAGCAGGAGTGCTACCTGGCCCTGCTGGCCTCGGTGACCGACGATCTGGTCGCCGACATCCGGGCGGCCGTCGATTCAGACGCGCACTGGCACAATCAGATTCGGCAGATGTTCACGGCCTACATCGCGCATCTCACGGCGCGCCCGGCGATTTCGCTGAGCTGGATCCGCGACCTGCCCGCGTTGGGCGCGGCCGCCCGCCCGATTCAGCGGCGAAACTTCGCCGAACTCGCCGCGCTGCTCGGCGAACTCGCCGCCAACCCGGGATTTCAGCGGGCCGGGCTGCCGCCCATCACCAGGCCCCAGGCCGTGATGCTGCTGGCCGGCGTGCGCGAGCTCGCCGCGCAGACCGCCGAAGACGACCTGGACATCGAGACCGTCATCGGCCCGGCCACCGACATCGCGATCAGCATCCTGGCGGCAGGGCAGTGA
- a CDS encoding amino acid permease, which translates to MSSEIKASDAQLAKGLRRRHLNLIALGGVIGAGLFVGSGVVIGSAGPAAIVSFLIAGIITLLIMRMLAEMAVAQPVVGSFYVYARQALGRRGGFVTGWMYWYFFVIVVAVEAVAGGRILHLWLPAVPLWVLSLGLMLALTASNLVSARSFGEFEYWFSSVKVIAIVVFLGMGALWITGLWPHSTPGLANLIDHGGFAPLGWGAVLAAVVPCVAFYTGAEIVTIAAAESDEPERAVTRAMKSIVFRIIGFYVGSILVVVAIQPWNTKSVSISPYASVLTVLGIPGVATIMNFIVLTAVLSCLNSALYTTSRMLFALTTSGDAPRFFTKLSPSGVPRRAILLGTAVGYASVAATYVWGDVVFNFLINSYGAVALFVYLIIAISQVVLRRRIERTRPGTLKLTMWLFPWLSYATIALMATVILAMAFLPDTRSQFLMSGVTLAVILVSFEVVRRRNSPDAEPATPAPTSVDSRVPADAVEN; encoded by the coding sequence GTGAGTTCAGAGATCAAGGCCAGTGATGCGCAGCTGGCGAAAGGCCTGCGGCGCAGGCATTTGAACCTGATCGCCCTCGGCGGAGTGATCGGCGCGGGGCTCTTCGTCGGCAGCGGCGTCGTGATCGGCAGCGCCGGACCCGCCGCCATCGTGTCGTTCCTGATCGCCGGCATCATCACCCTGCTGATCATGCGGATGCTCGCCGAGATGGCGGTGGCGCAACCGGTGGTCGGCTCGTTCTACGTCTACGCCCGGCAGGCGCTCGGGCGCCGTGGCGGTTTCGTCACCGGCTGGATGTACTGGTACTTCTTCGTCATCGTGGTCGCGGTCGAAGCCGTTGCGGGCGGCCGCATCCTGCATCTCTGGCTGCCCGCGGTGCCGTTGTGGGTGCTCAGCCTCGGCCTGATGCTGGCCCTCACCGCAAGCAACCTGGTCTCGGCGCGCTCGTTCGGCGAGTTCGAATACTGGTTCTCGTCGGTGAAAGTCATTGCCATCGTGGTGTTCCTGGGCATGGGCGCGCTGTGGATCACCGGACTGTGGCCGCACTCCACACCCGGCCTGGCCAACCTGATCGACCACGGCGGCTTCGCGCCGCTGGGCTGGGGCGCGGTCCTGGCAGCCGTCGTACCGTGCGTCGCGTTCTACACGGGCGCCGAGATCGTCACCATCGCCGCCGCCGAATCCGACGAACCCGAGCGGGCGGTGACGCGGGCGATGAAGTCGATCGTCTTCCGCATCATCGGGTTCTACGTCGGCTCGATCCTCGTGGTGGTGGCCATCCAGCCCTGGAACACCAAGAGCGTCAGCATCAGTCCCTACGCCTCGGTGCTCACCGTTCTGGGCATCCCGGGCGTCGCGACGATCATGAACTTCATCGTGCTCACTGCGGTACTGTCCTGCCTCAACTCCGCGCTGTACACGACGTCGCGAATGCTGTTCGCGCTCACCACCTCTGGTGACGCGCCTCGGTTCTTCACCAAGCTGTCCCCGAGCGGCGTCCCGCGCCGTGCGATCCTGCTGGGCACCGCCGTCGGCTACGCATCGGTCGCCGCGACCTACGTGTGGGGCGACGTGGTGTTCAACTTCCTGATCAACTCCTACGGCGCCGTCGCCCTGTTCGTCTACCTGATCATCGCGATATCGCAGGTCGTCCTGCGCCGCCGCATCGAGCGGACGCGGCCCGGCACGTTGAAGCTGACGATGTGGCTGTTCCCGTGGCTGAGCTACGCCACCATCGCGCTCATGGCGACCGTCATCCTGGCGATGGCGTTCCTCCCCGACACCCGCTCGCAGTTCCTGATGAGCGGTGTCACCCTGGCCGTCATCCTCGTTTCGTTCGAGGTGGTCCGCCGGCGCAACTCACCTGACGCCGAACCCGCGACCCCGGCGCCGACGAGCGTCGACAGTCGTGTTCCCGCCGACGCGGTCGAGAACTGA
- a CDS encoding DUF1772 domain-containing protein, whose amino-acid sequence MTFTKLPQPLGTTALIVALLSSGLLAGLYYAYAVSVLPALGAFDDRTFIDVMNKINVVIVNPPFLLTFLGSVGFTALAGAFYVKPGARPVLIWIGIGLALNLASLAVTSVVNVPLNDKLTTAAGSTSAADLASLRQQFESSWVRWNIIRAVANTAATAVLGWALAVPVRG is encoded by the coding sequence ATGACATTCACCAAGCTCCCCCAGCCGCTCGGCACGACGGCGCTCATCGTCGCGCTGTTGTCCTCCGGGCTGCTCGCGGGCCTCTACTACGCATACGCGGTGTCGGTGCTGCCCGCACTCGGCGCGTTCGACGACCGGACCTTCATCGACGTCATGAACAAGATCAACGTCGTCATCGTCAATCCGCCGTTCCTGCTGACCTTCCTCGGGTCGGTCGGCTTCACCGCGCTGGCCGGGGCGTTCTACGTCAAGCCCGGCGCCCGTCCGGTGCTGATCTGGATCGGTATCGGCCTGGCCCTCAACCTCGCCAGTCTCGCCGTCACATCGGTGGTCAACGTGCCGCTCAACGACAAGCTCACCACCGCGGCCGGCTCGACCAGTGCCGCCGATCTCGCGTCACTGCGCCAGCAGTTCGAGTCGTCGTGGGTGCGCTGGAACATTATCCGCGCAGTGGCCAACACCGCGGCCACCGCCGTCCTGGGTTGGGCGCTCGCCGTGCCGGTCCGCGGTTGA